The following proteins are encoded in a genomic region of Canis lupus familiaris isolate Mischka breed German Shepherd chromosome 6, alternate assembly UU_Cfam_GSD_1.0, whole genome shotgun sequence:
- the ATXN7L2 gene encoding ataxin-7-like protein 2 isoform X2, with amino-acid sequence MAVRERAAAAMAALERRVPSLDDFAGQSWSSWVERADLPAADGAELEESNKNTKKLDAMTLIKEDMSIFGHCPAHDDFYLVVCNHCSQVVKPQAFQKHCERRHGPLSKLYARAPPPPPAPASSQKCHVVNGQGPACRAPGSTKTSSREKGQGSRSRGHQPPEKTQKDNLCLFVPVVNLEKMSSLPKPDGHGIRVAPPSAFLSQPGGLTKDSPGKTPMAPPSKEPPGRESIEMTPSEGPSHRAEGSPPEKEPGGARLTHKTHRKMARKECDLNRQCGVINPETKKICTRLLTCKIHSVHQRREVQGRAKDFDVLVAELKANSRKGESPKEKSPGRKEPALERPSQEHPSSGQAVAAAAPSSTFSARAKQTYPYCALPRSRASSESELDDEGPCGGDGDPGLFPFPLPRGGAQASSEESEEEGTSEDLHLPPDCHYATRPPRPQAFCTFGSRLVSPGCYVFSRRLDRFCSALSSMLERHLSSHMWKKIPPAAEPPSHPVSSPLSAPLSPSSTGSCPRLPGPPPRPACPASTSPAKDSLVPSYPAGSPSVAAACSQAECTGGSQAITSPLPANTPSPSFSKLPPSKASKSSKGKDGPEAEAPSRKRKLSPGPTTFKRTCILEPSGKGKPSGCRGLSAKTKTALGVGLNGTVGPRVKRAGPLDCRASPHQAPAPVKASQLDNRGAAGHPAKALPTNCLSEEEVAKKRKNLATYCRPVKAKHCQAGTPADAACPVRRKKPGPAVAFEEKCSTLKSKAH; translated from the exons GGGCTGAGTTGGAGGAGAGTAACAAAAACACGAAGAAGTTGGATGCCATGACCCTCATTAAAGAAG ACATGTCCATCTTCGGGCACTGCCCTGCCCATGACGACTTCTATTTGGTTGTGTGTAACCACTGCAGCCAAGTGGTGAAGCCTCAAGCTTTCCAGAAGCACTGCG AAAGAAGACATGGGCCCCTCAGCAAGCTTTATGCccgggccccacccccacctccagcccctgccaGCTCTCAGAAATGCCATGTAGTGAATGGGCAGGGCCCAGCTTGTAGGGCCCCAGGTTCCACCAAAACCTCCTCCAGGGAGAAGGGCCAGGGGTCCCGGAGCCGTGGCCACCAGCCTCCTGagaagacacagaaggacaaCCTCTG CCTTTTCGTGCCTGTGGTGAATCTGGAGAAGATGTCCAGTCTCCCGAAGCCCGATGGACATGGAATCAGGGTGGCCCCGCCCTCTGCTTTCCTCAGCCAGCCTGGTGGCCTCACCAAGGACTCCCCTGGAAAAACTCCCATGGCACCCCCTTCTAAAGAACCTCCTGGGAGAGAGAGCATCGAGATGACCCCCAGTGAGGGCCCCAGTcaccgggctgaaggcagcccccCTGAAAAGGAGCCTGGTGGGGCCAGGCTGACCCACAAAACCCACCGGAAGATGGCCC GGAAGGAGTGCGACCTCAACAGGCAGTGTGGGGTAATAAACCCAGAGACCAAAAAGATCTGTACCCGGCTGCTGACCTGCAAG ATCCACTCGGTGCACCAGCGCCGGGAGGTCCAGGGCAGAGCCAAGGACTTTGACGTGCTAGTGGCAGAGCTGAAGGCCAATTCCCGCAAAGGGGAGTCTCCCAAAGAGAAGAGCCCAGGGCGCAAGGAGCCGGCTCTTGAGCGCCCCTCCCAGGAGCACCCCTCCTCAGGCCAGGCTGTGGCAGCGGCCGCCCCCAGCAGCACCTTCTCTGCTCGTGCCAAGCAGACCTACCCGTACTGTGCACTGCCCAG GTCCCGGGCCTCCTCTGAGAGTGAGTTGGATGATGAAGGCCCCTGTGGTGGTGATGGGGACCCAGGCCTGTTCCCCTTTCCCCTGCCCCggggtggggcccaggcctcCAGCgaggagagtgaggaggaggggacATCTGAGGACCTCCACCTCCCCCCTGACTGCCATTATGCAACCCGGCCCCCGCGGCCACAGGCG TTCTGCACCTTTGGGAGCCGGCTGGTGAGTCCAGGATGCTACGTGTTTAGCCGCCGGCTGGACCGGTTCTGCTCAGCACTGAGCTCCATGCTGGAGCGGCACCTCAGCTCTCACATGTGGAA GAAGATCCCACCGGCAGCGGAACCTCCATCCCACCCTGTCAGCTCCCCACTCTCTGCTCCCCTGAGCCCATCCTCTACGGGCAGCTGCCCCCGCCTCCCAGGCCCACCCCCCAGACCTGCCTGCCCAGCCTCCACGTCCCCCGCCAAGGACAGCCTGGTCCCCAGCTACCCTGCCGGCTCCCCCAGTGTGGCAGCCGCCTGCAGCCAGGCAGAGTGCACGGGCGGGAGCCAGGCCATCACCTCACCACTGCCTGCCAACACGCCGTCCCCATCCTTCAGCAAACTCCCACCATCGAAGGCTAGCAAGTCATCCAAAGGCAAGGACGGGCCCGAGGCGGAGGCCCCTTCTCGAAAGCGAAAGTTATCCCCAGGCCCCACCACTTTCAAACGGACCTGCATCCTGGAGCCCTCTGGCAAAGGCAAACCCTCCGGCTGCCGAGGCCTCTCGGCCAAGACTAAAACAGCCCTGGGCGTGGGGCTTAATGGGACGGTGGGGCCAAGAGTGAAGCGGGCAGGGCCGCTGGACTGTCGGGCTTCCCCTCATCAGGCCCCTGCACCCGTCAAGGCTTCTCAGCTGGACAACCGGGGAGCGGCTGGACACCCAGCCAAGGCCCTGCCAACCAATTGCCTCTCTGAGGAGGAGGTAGCCAAGAAGCGGAAAAACCTGGCCACTTACTGCCGGCCGGTGAAGGCCAAGCACTGCCAGGCCGGCACCCCTGCCGATGCGGCCTGCCCCGTGCGCCGCAAGAAGCCGGGTCCTGCCGTGGCCTTTGAGGAGAAGTGTTCCACACTGAAG TCTAAAGCCCATTAA
- the ATXN7L2 gene encoding ataxin-7-like protein 2 isoform X4, producing the protein MTLIKEDMSIFGHCPAHDDFYLVVCNHCSQVVKPQAFQKHCERRHGPLSKLYARAPPPPPAPASSQKCHVVNGQGPACRAPGSTKTSSREKGQGSRSRGHQPPEKTQKDNLCLFVPVVNLEKMSSLPKPDGHGIRVAPPSAFLSQPGGLTKDSPGKTPMAPPSKEPPGRESIEMTPSEGPSHRAEGSPPEKEPGGARLTHKTHRKMARKECDLNRQCGVINPETKKICTRLLTCKIHSVHQRREVQGRAKDFDVLVAELKANSRKGESPKEKSPGRKEPALERPSQEHPSSGQAVAAAAPSSTFSARAKQTYPYCALPRSRASSESELDDEGPCGGDGDPGLFPFPLPRGGAQASSEESEEEGTSEDLHLPPDCHYATRPPRPQAFCTFGSRLVSPGCYVFSRRLDRFCSALSSMLERHLSSHMWKKIPPAAEPPSHPVSSPLSAPLSPSSTGSCPRLPGPPPRPACPASTSPAKDSLVPSYPAGSPSVAAACSQAECTGGSQAITSPLPANTPSPSFSKLPPSKASKSSKGKDGPEAEAPSRKRKLSPGPTTFKRTCILEPSGKGKPSGCRGLSAKTKTALGVGLNGTVGPRVKRAGPLDCRASPHQAPAPVKASQLDNRGAAGHPAKALPTNCLSEEEVAKKRKNLATYCRPVKAKHCQAGTPADAACPVRRKKPGPAVAFEEKCSTLKELELPLSPKERKLDFMNSDGKV; encoded by the exons ATGACCCTCATTAAAGAAG ACATGTCCATCTTCGGGCACTGCCCTGCCCATGACGACTTCTATTTGGTTGTGTGTAACCACTGCAGCCAAGTGGTGAAGCCTCAAGCTTTCCAGAAGCACTGCG AAAGAAGACATGGGCCCCTCAGCAAGCTTTATGCccgggccccacccccacctccagcccctgccaGCTCTCAGAAATGCCATGTAGTGAATGGGCAGGGCCCAGCTTGTAGGGCCCCAGGTTCCACCAAAACCTCCTCCAGGGAGAAGGGCCAGGGGTCCCGGAGCCGTGGCCACCAGCCTCCTGagaagacacagaaggacaaCCTCTG CCTTTTCGTGCCTGTGGTGAATCTGGAGAAGATGTCCAGTCTCCCGAAGCCCGATGGACATGGAATCAGGGTGGCCCCGCCCTCTGCTTTCCTCAGCCAGCCTGGTGGCCTCACCAAGGACTCCCCTGGAAAAACTCCCATGGCACCCCCTTCTAAAGAACCTCCTGGGAGAGAGAGCATCGAGATGACCCCCAGTGAGGGCCCCAGTcaccgggctgaaggcagcccccCTGAAAAGGAGCCTGGTGGGGCCAGGCTGACCCACAAAACCCACCGGAAGATGGCCC GGAAGGAGTGCGACCTCAACAGGCAGTGTGGGGTAATAAACCCAGAGACCAAAAAGATCTGTACCCGGCTGCTGACCTGCAAG ATCCACTCGGTGCACCAGCGCCGGGAGGTCCAGGGCAGAGCCAAGGACTTTGACGTGCTAGTGGCAGAGCTGAAGGCCAATTCCCGCAAAGGGGAGTCTCCCAAAGAGAAGAGCCCAGGGCGCAAGGAGCCGGCTCTTGAGCGCCCCTCCCAGGAGCACCCCTCCTCAGGCCAGGCTGTGGCAGCGGCCGCCCCCAGCAGCACCTTCTCTGCTCGTGCCAAGCAGACCTACCCGTACTGTGCACTGCCCAG GTCCCGGGCCTCCTCTGAGAGTGAGTTGGATGATGAAGGCCCCTGTGGTGGTGATGGGGACCCAGGCCTGTTCCCCTTTCCCCTGCCCCggggtggggcccaggcctcCAGCgaggagagtgaggaggaggggacATCTGAGGACCTCCACCTCCCCCCTGACTGCCATTATGCAACCCGGCCCCCGCGGCCACAGGCG TTCTGCACCTTTGGGAGCCGGCTGGTGAGTCCAGGATGCTACGTGTTTAGCCGCCGGCTGGACCGGTTCTGCTCAGCACTGAGCTCCATGCTGGAGCGGCACCTCAGCTCTCACATGTGGAA GAAGATCCCACCGGCAGCGGAACCTCCATCCCACCCTGTCAGCTCCCCACTCTCTGCTCCCCTGAGCCCATCCTCTACGGGCAGCTGCCCCCGCCTCCCAGGCCCACCCCCCAGACCTGCCTGCCCAGCCTCCACGTCCCCCGCCAAGGACAGCCTGGTCCCCAGCTACCCTGCCGGCTCCCCCAGTGTGGCAGCCGCCTGCAGCCAGGCAGAGTGCACGGGCGGGAGCCAGGCCATCACCTCACCACTGCCTGCCAACACGCCGTCCCCATCCTTCAGCAAACTCCCACCATCGAAGGCTAGCAAGTCATCCAAAGGCAAGGACGGGCCCGAGGCGGAGGCCCCTTCTCGAAAGCGAAAGTTATCCCCAGGCCCCACCACTTTCAAACGGACCTGCATCCTGGAGCCCTCTGGCAAAGGCAAACCCTCCGGCTGCCGAGGCCTCTCGGCCAAGACTAAAACAGCCCTGGGCGTGGGGCTTAATGGGACGGTGGGGCCAAGAGTGAAGCGGGCAGGGCCGCTGGACTGTCGGGCTTCCCCTCATCAGGCCCCTGCACCCGTCAAGGCTTCTCAGCTGGACAACCGGGGAGCGGCTGGACACCCAGCCAAGGCCCTGCCAACCAATTGCCTCTCTGAGGAGGAGGTAGCCAAGAAGCGGAAAAACCTGGCCACTTACTGCCGGCCGGTGAAGGCCAAGCACTGCCAGGCCGGCACCCCTGCCGATGCGGCCTGCCCCGTGCGCCGCAAGAAGCCGGGTCCTGCCGTGGCCTTTGAGGAGAAGTGTTCCACACTGAAG GAACTGGAGCTCCCTCTGTCCCCGAAGGAAAGGAAGTTGGACTTCATGAACTCTGATGGGAAAG TCTAA
- the ATXN7L2 gene encoding ataxin-7-like protein 2 isoform X5: MSIFGHCPAHDDFYLVVCNHCSQVVKPQAFQKHCERRHGPLSKLYARAPPPPPAPASSQKCHVVNGQGPACRAPGSTKTSSREKGQGSRSRGHQPPEKTQKDNLCLFVPVVNLEKMSSLPKPDGHGIRVAPPSAFLSQPGGLTKDSPGKTPMAPPSKEPPGRESIEMTPSEGPSHRAEGSPPEKEPGGARLTHKTHRKMARKECDLNRQCGVINPETKKICTRLLTCKIHSVHQRREVQGRAKDFDVLVAELKANSRKGESPKEKSPGRKEPALERPSQEHPSSGQAVAAAAPSSTFSARAKQTYPYCALPRSRASSESELDDEGPCGGDGDPGLFPFPLPRGGAQASSEESEEEGTSEDLHLPPDCHYATRPPRPQAFCTFGSRLVSPGCYVFSRRLDRFCSALSSMLERHLSSHMWKKIPPAAEPPSHPVSSPLSAPLSPSSTGSCPRLPGPPPRPACPASTSPAKDSLVPSYPAGSPSVAAACSQAECTGGSQAITSPLPANTPSPSFSKLPPSKASKSSKGKDGPEAEAPSRKRKLSPGPTTFKRTCILEPSGKGKPSGCRGLSAKTKTALGVGLNGTVGPRVKRAGPLDCRASPHQAPAPVKASQLDNRGAAGHPAKALPTNCLSEEEVAKKRKNLATYCRPVKAKHCQAGTPADAACPVRRKKPGPAVAFEEKCSTLKELELPLSPKERKLDFMNSDGKV; encoded by the exons ATGTCCATCTTCGGGCACTGCCCTGCCCATGACGACTTCTATTTGGTTGTGTGTAACCACTGCAGCCAAGTGGTGAAGCCTCAAGCTTTCCAGAAGCACTGCG AAAGAAGACATGGGCCCCTCAGCAAGCTTTATGCccgggccccacccccacctccagcccctgccaGCTCTCAGAAATGCCATGTAGTGAATGGGCAGGGCCCAGCTTGTAGGGCCCCAGGTTCCACCAAAACCTCCTCCAGGGAGAAGGGCCAGGGGTCCCGGAGCCGTGGCCACCAGCCTCCTGagaagacacagaaggacaaCCTCTG CCTTTTCGTGCCTGTGGTGAATCTGGAGAAGATGTCCAGTCTCCCGAAGCCCGATGGACATGGAATCAGGGTGGCCCCGCCCTCTGCTTTCCTCAGCCAGCCTGGTGGCCTCACCAAGGACTCCCCTGGAAAAACTCCCATGGCACCCCCTTCTAAAGAACCTCCTGGGAGAGAGAGCATCGAGATGACCCCCAGTGAGGGCCCCAGTcaccgggctgaaggcagcccccCTGAAAAGGAGCCTGGTGGGGCCAGGCTGACCCACAAAACCCACCGGAAGATGGCCC GGAAGGAGTGCGACCTCAACAGGCAGTGTGGGGTAATAAACCCAGAGACCAAAAAGATCTGTACCCGGCTGCTGACCTGCAAG ATCCACTCGGTGCACCAGCGCCGGGAGGTCCAGGGCAGAGCCAAGGACTTTGACGTGCTAGTGGCAGAGCTGAAGGCCAATTCCCGCAAAGGGGAGTCTCCCAAAGAGAAGAGCCCAGGGCGCAAGGAGCCGGCTCTTGAGCGCCCCTCCCAGGAGCACCCCTCCTCAGGCCAGGCTGTGGCAGCGGCCGCCCCCAGCAGCACCTTCTCTGCTCGTGCCAAGCAGACCTACCCGTACTGTGCACTGCCCAG GTCCCGGGCCTCCTCTGAGAGTGAGTTGGATGATGAAGGCCCCTGTGGTGGTGATGGGGACCCAGGCCTGTTCCCCTTTCCCCTGCCCCggggtggggcccaggcctcCAGCgaggagagtgaggaggaggggacATCTGAGGACCTCCACCTCCCCCCTGACTGCCATTATGCAACCCGGCCCCCGCGGCCACAGGCG TTCTGCACCTTTGGGAGCCGGCTGGTGAGTCCAGGATGCTACGTGTTTAGCCGCCGGCTGGACCGGTTCTGCTCAGCACTGAGCTCCATGCTGGAGCGGCACCTCAGCTCTCACATGTGGAA GAAGATCCCACCGGCAGCGGAACCTCCATCCCACCCTGTCAGCTCCCCACTCTCTGCTCCCCTGAGCCCATCCTCTACGGGCAGCTGCCCCCGCCTCCCAGGCCCACCCCCCAGACCTGCCTGCCCAGCCTCCACGTCCCCCGCCAAGGACAGCCTGGTCCCCAGCTACCCTGCCGGCTCCCCCAGTGTGGCAGCCGCCTGCAGCCAGGCAGAGTGCACGGGCGGGAGCCAGGCCATCACCTCACCACTGCCTGCCAACACGCCGTCCCCATCCTTCAGCAAACTCCCACCATCGAAGGCTAGCAAGTCATCCAAAGGCAAGGACGGGCCCGAGGCGGAGGCCCCTTCTCGAAAGCGAAAGTTATCCCCAGGCCCCACCACTTTCAAACGGACCTGCATCCTGGAGCCCTCTGGCAAAGGCAAACCCTCCGGCTGCCGAGGCCTCTCGGCCAAGACTAAAACAGCCCTGGGCGTGGGGCTTAATGGGACGGTGGGGCCAAGAGTGAAGCGGGCAGGGCCGCTGGACTGTCGGGCTTCCCCTCATCAGGCCCCTGCACCCGTCAAGGCTTCTCAGCTGGACAACCGGGGAGCGGCTGGACACCCAGCCAAGGCCCTGCCAACCAATTGCCTCTCTGAGGAGGAGGTAGCCAAGAAGCGGAAAAACCTGGCCACTTACTGCCGGCCGGTGAAGGCCAAGCACTGCCAGGCCGGCACCCCTGCCGATGCGGCCTGCCCCGTGCGCCGCAAGAAGCCGGGTCCTGCCGTGGCCTTTGAGGAGAAGTGTTCCACACTGAAG GAACTGGAGCTCCCTCTGTCCCCGAAGGAAAGGAAGTTGGACTTCATGAACTCTGATGGGAAAG TCTAA
- the ATXN7L2 gene encoding ataxin-7-like protein 2 isoform X3, producing the protein MAVRERAAAAMAALERRVPSLDDFAGQSWSSWVERADLPAADGAELEESNKNTKKLDAMTLIKEDMSIFGHCPAHDDFYLVVCNHCSQVVKPQAFQKHCERRHGPLSKLYARAPPPPPAPASSQKCHVVNGQGPACRAPGSTKTSSREKGQGSRSRGHQPPEKTQKDNLCQPGGLTKDSPGKTPMAPPSKEPPGRESIEMTPSEGPSHRAEGSPPEKEPGGARLTHKTHRKMARKECDLNRQCGVINPETKKICTRLLTCKIHSVHQRREVQGRAKDFDVLVAELKANSRKGESPKEKSPGRKEPALERPSQEHPSSGQAVAAAAPSSTFSARAKQTYPYCALPRSRASSESELDDEGPCGGDGDPGLFPFPLPRGGAQASSEESEEEGTSEDLHLPPDCHYATRPPRPQAFCTFGSRLVSPGCYVFSRRLDRFCSALSSMLERHLSSHMWKKIPPAAEPPSHPVSSPLSAPLSPSSTGSCPRLPGPPPRPACPASTSPAKDSLVPSYPAGSPSVAAACSQAECTGGSQAITSPLPANTPSPSFSKLPPSKASKSSKGKDGPEAEAPSRKRKLSPGPTTFKRTCILEPSGKGKPSGCRGLSAKTKTALGVGLNGTVGPRVKRAGPLDCRASPHQAPAPVKASQLDNRGAAGHPAKALPTNCLSEEEVAKKRKNLATYCRPVKAKHCQAGTPADAACPVRRKKPGPAVAFEEKCSTLKELELPLSPKERKLDFMNSDGKV; encoded by the exons GGGCTGAGTTGGAGGAGAGTAACAAAAACACGAAGAAGTTGGATGCCATGACCCTCATTAAAGAAG ACATGTCCATCTTCGGGCACTGCCCTGCCCATGACGACTTCTATTTGGTTGTGTGTAACCACTGCAGCCAAGTGGTGAAGCCTCAAGCTTTCCAGAAGCACTGCG AAAGAAGACATGGGCCCCTCAGCAAGCTTTATGCccgggccccacccccacctccagcccctgccaGCTCTCAGAAATGCCATGTAGTGAATGGGCAGGGCCCAGCTTGTAGGGCCCCAGGTTCCACCAAAACCTCCTCCAGGGAGAAGGGCCAGGGGTCCCGGAGCCGTGGCCACCAGCCTCCTGagaagacacagaaggacaaCCTCTG CCAGCCTGGTGGCCTCACCAAGGACTCCCCTGGAAAAACTCCCATGGCACCCCCTTCTAAAGAACCTCCTGGGAGAGAGAGCATCGAGATGACCCCCAGTGAGGGCCCCAGTcaccgggctgaaggcagcccccCTGAAAAGGAGCCTGGTGGGGCCAGGCTGACCCACAAAACCCACCGGAAGATGGCCC GGAAGGAGTGCGACCTCAACAGGCAGTGTGGGGTAATAAACCCAGAGACCAAAAAGATCTGTACCCGGCTGCTGACCTGCAAG ATCCACTCGGTGCACCAGCGCCGGGAGGTCCAGGGCAGAGCCAAGGACTTTGACGTGCTAGTGGCAGAGCTGAAGGCCAATTCCCGCAAAGGGGAGTCTCCCAAAGAGAAGAGCCCAGGGCGCAAGGAGCCGGCTCTTGAGCGCCCCTCCCAGGAGCACCCCTCCTCAGGCCAGGCTGTGGCAGCGGCCGCCCCCAGCAGCACCTTCTCTGCTCGTGCCAAGCAGACCTACCCGTACTGTGCACTGCCCAG GTCCCGGGCCTCCTCTGAGAGTGAGTTGGATGATGAAGGCCCCTGTGGTGGTGATGGGGACCCAGGCCTGTTCCCCTTTCCCCTGCCCCggggtggggcccaggcctcCAGCgaggagagtgaggaggaggggacATCTGAGGACCTCCACCTCCCCCCTGACTGCCATTATGCAACCCGGCCCCCGCGGCCACAGGCG TTCTGCACCTTTGGGAGCCGGCTGGTGAGTCCAGGATGCTACGTGTTTAGCCGCCGGCTGGACCGGTTCTGCTCAGCACTGAGCTCCATGCTGGAGCGGCACCTCAGCTCTCACATGTGGAA GAAGATCCCACCGGCAGCGGAACCTCCATCCCACCCTGTCAGCTCCCCACTCTCTGCTCCCCTGAGCCCATCCTCTACGGGCAGCTGCCCCCGCCTCCCAGGCCCACCCCCCAGACCTGCCTGCCCAGCCTCCACGTCCCCCGCCAAGGACAGCCTGGTCCCCAGCTACCCTGCCGGCTCCCCCAGTGTGGCAGCCGCCTGCAGCCAGGCAGAGTGCACGGGCGGGAGCCAGGCCATCACCTCACCACTGCCTGCCAACACGCCGTCCCCATCCTTCAGCAAACTCCCACCATCGAAGGCTAGCAAGTCATCCAAAGGCAAGGACGGGCCCGAGGCGGAGGCCCCTTCTCGAAAGCGAAAGTTATCCCCAGGCCCCACCACTTTCAAACGGACCTGCATCCTGGAGCCCTCTGGCAAAGGCAAACCCTCCGGCTGCCGAGGCCTCTCGGCCAAGACTAAAACAGCCCTGGGCGTGGGGCTTAATGGGACGGTGGGGCCAAGAGTGAAGCGGGCAGGGCCGCTGGACTGTCGGGCTTCCCCTCATCAGGCCCCTGCACCCGTCAAGGCTTCTCAGCTGGACAACCGGGGAGCGGCTGGACACCCAGCCAAGGCCCTGCCAACCAATTGCCTCTCTGAGGAGGAGGTAGCCAAGAAGCGGAAAAACCTGGCCACTTACTGCCGGCCGGTGAAGGCCAAGCACTGCCAGGCCGGCACCCCTGCCGATGCGGCCTGCCCCGTGCGCCGCAAGAAGCCGGGTCCTGCCGTGGCCTTTGAGGAGAAGTGTTCCACACTGAAG GAACTGGAGCTCCCTCTGTCCCCGAAGGAAAGGAAGTTGGACTTCATGAACTCTGATGGGAAAG TCTAA
- the ATXN7L2 gene encoding ataxin-7-like protein 2 isoform X1, producing the protein MAVRERAAAAMAALERRVPSLDDFAGQSWSSWVERADLPAADGAELEESNKNTKKLDAMTLIKEDMSIFGHCPAHDDFYLVVCNHCSQVVKPQAFQKHCERRHGPLSKLYARAPPPPPAPASSQKCHVVNGQGPACRAPGSTKTSSREKGQGSRSRGHQPPEKTQKDNLCLFVPVVNLEKMSSLPKPDGHGIRVAPPSAFLSQPGGLTKDSPGKTPMAPPSKEPPGRESIEMTPSEGPSHRAEGSPPEKEPGGARLTHKTHRKMARKECDLNRQCGVINPETKKICTRLLTCKIHSVHQRREVQGRAKDFDVLVAELKANSRKGESPKEKSPGRKEPALERPSQEHPSSGQAVAAAAPSSTFSARAKQTYPYCALPRSRASSESELDDEGPCGGDGDPGLFPFPLPRGGAQASSEESEEEGTSEDLHLPPDCHYATRPPRPQAFCTFGSRLVSPGCYVFSRRLDRFCSALSSMLERHLSSHMWKKIPPAAEPPSHPVSSPLSAPLSPSSTGSCPRLPGPPPRPACPASTSPAKDSLVPSYPAGSPSVAAACSQAECTGGSQAITSPLPANTPSPSFSKLPPSKASKSSKGKDGPEAEAPSRKRKLSPGPTTFKRTCILEPSGKGKPSGCRGLSAKTKTALGVGLNGTVGPRVKRAGPLDCRASPHQAPAPVKASQLDNRGAAGHPAKALPTNCLSEEEVAKKRKNLATYCRPVKAKHCQAGTPADAACPVRRKKPGPAVAFEEKCSTLKELELPLSPKERKLDFMNSDGKV; encoded by the exons GGGCTGAGTTGGAGGAGAGTAACAAAAACACGAAGAAGTTGGATGCCATGACCCTCATTAAAGAAG ACATGTCCATCTTCGGGCACTGCCCTGCCCATGACGACTTCTATTTGGTTGTGTGTAACCACTGCAGCCAAGTGGTGAAGCCTCAAGCTTTCCAGAAGCACTGCG AAAGAAGACATGGGCCCCTCAGCAAGCTTTATGCccgggccccacccccacctccagcccctgccaGCTCTCAGAAATGCCATGTAGTGAATGGGCAGGGCCCAGCTTGTAGGGCCCCAGGTTCCACCAAAACCTCCTCCAGGGAGAAGGGCCAGGGGTCCCGGAGCCGTGGCCACCAGCCTCCTGagaagacacagaaggacaaCCTCTG CCTTTTCGTGCCTGTGGTGAATCTGGAGAAGATGTCCAGTCTCCCGAAGCCCGATGGACATGGAATCAGGGTGGCCCCGCCCTCTGCTTTCCTCAGCCAGCCTGGTGGCCTCACCAAGGACTCCCCTGGAAAAACTCCCATGGCACCCCCTTCTAAAGAACCTCCTGGGAGAGAGAGCATCGAGATGACCCCCAGTGAGGGCCCCAGTcaccgggctgaaggcagcccccCTGAAAAGGAGCCTGGTGGGGCCAGGCTGACCCACAAAACCCACCGGAAGATGGCCC GGAAGGAGTGCGACCTCAACAGGCAGTGTGGGGTAATAAACCCAGAGACCAAAAAGATCTGTACCCGGCTGCTGACCTGCAAG ATCCACTCGGTGCACCAGCGCCGGGAGGTCCAGGGCAGAGCCAAGGACTTTGACGTGCTAGTGGCAGAGCTGAAGGCCAATTCCCGCAAAGGGGAGTCTCCCAAAGAGAAGAGCCCAGGGCGCAAGGAGCCGGCTCTTGAGCGCCCCTCCCAGGAGCACCCCTCCTCAGGCCAGGCTGTGGCAGCGGCCGCCCCCAGCAGCACCTTCTCTGCTCGTGCCAAGCAGACCTACCCGTACTGTGCACTGCCCAG GTCCCGGGCCTCCTCTGAGAGTGAGTTGGATGATGAAGGCCCCTGTGGTGGTGATGGGGACCCAGGCCTGTTCCCCTTTCCCCTGCCCCggggtggggcccaggcctcCAGCgaggagagtgaggaggaggggacATCTGAGGACCTCCACCTCCCCCCTGACTGCCATTATGCAACCCGGCCCCCGCGGCCACAGGCG TTCTGCACCTTTGGGAGCCGGCTGGTGAGTCCAGGATGCTACGTGTTTAGCCGCCGGCTGGACCGGTTCTGCTCAGCACTGAGCTCCATGCTGGAGCGGCACCTCAGCTCTCACATGTGGAA GAAGATCCCACCGGCAGCGGAACCTCCATCCCACCCTGTCAGCTCCCCACTCTCTGCTCCCCTGAGCCCATCCTCTACGGGCAGCTGCCCCCGCCTCCCAGGCCCACCCCCCAGACCTGCCTGCCCAGCCTCCACGTCCCCCGCCAAGGACAGCCTGGTCCCCAGCTACCCTGCCGGCTCCCCCAGTGTGGCAGCCGCCTGCAGCCAGGCAGAGTGCACGGGCGGGAGCCAGGCCATCACCTCACCACTGCCTGCCAACACGCCGTCCCCATCCTTCAGCAAACTCCCACCATCGAAGGCTAGCAAGTCATCCAAAGGCAAGGACGGGCCCGAGGCGGAGGCCCCTTCTCGAAAGCGAAAGTTATCCCCAGGCCCCACCACTTTCAAACGGACCTGCATCCTGGAGCCCTCTGGCAAAGGCAAACCCTCCGGCTGCCGAGGCCTCTCGGCCAAGACTAAAACAGCCCTGGGCGTGGGGCTTAATGGGACGGTGGGGCCAAGAGTGAAGCGGGCAGGGCCGCTGGACTGTCGGGCTTCCCCTCATCAGGCCCCTGCACCCGTCAAGGCTTCTCAGCTGGACAACCGGGGAGCGGCTGGACACCCAGCCAAGGCCCTGCCAACCAATTGCCTCTCTGAGGAGGAGGTAGCCAAGAAGCGGAAAAACCTGGCCACTTACTGCCGGCCGGTGAAGGCCAAGCACTGCCAGGCCGGCACCCCTGCCGATGCGGCCTGCCCCGTGCGCCGCAAGAAGCCGGGTCCTGCCGTGGCCTTTGAGGAGAAGTGTTCCACACTGAAG GAACTGGAGCTCCCTCTGTCCCCGAAGGAAAGGAAGTTGGACTTCATGAACTCTGATGGGAAAG TCTAA